The Clostridium sp. AWRP genome has a window encoding:
- a CDS encoding glycosyltransferase family 4 protein: MKILITTDTYFPMINGVVTSIYNLYKELKNNNYDVKILTLSPTGNEKIVGDICYLKSISVGIYPNARIKVPFRNKIINRLIDWRPDMIHSQTEFSTLFAAKYIASKINAPQIHTYHTMYEEYLDYLLGGKLIKKSAVGKITRLLLNSLDSVVVPTEKTKKMLLNYGVNKPINVIPTGIDLNKFCRPLLTNEKKEILSTLGIKNTDRIIAYIGRIGKEKNINEILTLFTTVVKRIKNIKLLIVGDGPYLQNLKEQVHTEGLEDTVVFTGMIDPKEIYKYYKIADIFVTASTSETQGLTYIEALSSGCPVVCKYDPCIDGIILQGKNGFSYRESWEFSYYIDQILKDENLKNKLSEEAVHTSKKYSSCIFTHRIIETYSKILNTKCENITVQ; this comes from the coding sequence ATGAAAATCTTAATTACTACCGACACATATTTTCCTATGATAAACGGTGTTGTCACTTCAATATACAATTTATATAAAGAATTAAAGAATAATAATTACGATGTTAAAATTCTAACCCTATCTCCTACAGGAAATGAGAAAATCGTAGGAGATATATGCTATTTAAAGTCCATTAGCGTTGGAATTTACCCTAATGCCAGAATTAAAGTTCCCTTTCGTAATAAAATCATAAATAGACTTATCGATTGGAGACCCGATATGATCCATTCCCAAACAGAGTTTTCTACCTTATTTGCAGCCAAATACATCGCTAGCAAAATAAATGCCCCCCAAATTCACACCTATCATACAATGTATGAAGAATATTTAGACTATTTATTGGGTGGAAAACTTATAAAAAAAAGTGCCGTTGGAAAAATAACCCGTCTACTTTTAAATAGTCTTGACAGCGTAGTTGTTCCAACAGAAAAAACAAAGAAGATGCTGCTTAATTACGGAGTAAATAAACCTATTAATGTGATACCAACGGGAATTGATTTAAATAAATTTTGCAGGCCTCTGCTTACAAATGAGAAAAAAGAAATTCTTTCAACACTAGGAATTAAAAATACAGATAGGATTATAGCTTATATCGGAAGAATCGGGAAAGAAAAAAATATAAATGAGATTTTAACCCTCTTCACTACCGTTGTAAAAAGAATTAAAAACATTAAACTTTTAATTGTAGGAGATGGACCTTATTTACAAAATTTAAAAGAGCAGGTACACACTGAAGGTCTTGAAGATACTGTTGTTTTTACAGGAATGATAGATCCAAAAGAAATTTACAAATATTATAAAATAGCAGATATATTTGTCACTGCTTCTACTAGTGAAACCCAAGGATTAACTTATATAGAAGCCTTAAGCAGTGGATGTCCTGTAGTTTGCAAATATGATCCGTGTATAGACGGAATCATTCTTCAAGGCAAAAATGGATTTTCTTATAGGGAATCCTGGGAATTTAGCTATTACATAGATCAAATCTTAAAAGATGAAAATTTAAAAAATAAATTGAGTGAAGAGGCAGTTCATACTTCAAAAAAATATTCTAGCTGCATTTTCACCCATAGGATAATTGAAACTTATAGTAAAATCTTAAATACAAAATGTGAAAACATTACTGTTCAATAA
- a CDS encoding ferritin-like domain-containing protein codes for MPGDISKHTKYIVNLPYPKLRVERTNIGYANILLKDYAGEVSEFTAVSLYVYQHMVSEGRFEDYAKVIGGISMAEMKHLELIGKTIKLLGIKPIYINSACPPGQLWTPAYVNFITFIKAMLLEDIKSEKKAIKNYKYHISIIRDRYIQELIERIIMDEELHLKLLTELYKKYNF; via the coding sequence ATGCCGGGAGATATATCAAAACACACAAAATATATTGTTAATTTACCTTATCCTAAGCTAAGAGTGGAAAGAACAAATATAGGATACGCAAATATTCTTCTTAAAGATTATGCAGGAGAAGTAAGCGAATTTACTGCAGTTTCCCTTTATGTGTATCAACATATGGTAAGCGAAGGAAGATTTGAAGATTATGCTAAGGTTATTGGGGGCATATCTATGGCTGAAATGAAGCACCTAGAGCTTATAGGAAAAACAATTAAACTTCTTGGTATAAAACCAATTTACATTAATTCTGCATGTCCCCCTGGACAATTATGGACACCTGCTTATGTTAATTTTATCACGTTCATTAAAGCTATGCTTTTAGAGGATATTAAATCAGAAAAAAAGGCTATTAAAAATTACAAGTACCATATATCAATAATTAGGGATAGATATATACAGGAACTTATTGAAAGAATAATTATGGATGAAGAGCTGCATCTGAAGTTACTTACAGAATTGTATAAAAAATATAACTTTTAA
- a CDS encoding flagellar motor protein MotB, with translation MGKKRQHHEEHVDETWLIPYADMLTLLLALFIVMFAISKIDQEKLAKISQQFDVIFSGEKSIQNDGGSSTNQFIETGESADKTDKSAGKTEQDTMNEIKKTLDAKIKQDGYDDKVKVEISKDGLGISIQEAVLFNSGDAEVLTHIHPLLISISEMIRNLDNNIRIAGHTDNVPIHNSKFRSNWDLSAMRAINVMNFMAGNGGINITKVSIQAYSEYQPKSTNLTKEGRDQNRRVEIFIVRKYPLSTNINK, from the coding sequence ATGGGTAAAAAGAGGCAACACCATGAGGAACATGTAGATGAAACGTGGCTCATTCCATATGCAGACATGCTTACTCTCCTATTAGCTCTCTTCATAGTTATGTTTGCCATAAGTAAAATTGATCAAGAAAAACTTGCTAAAATAAGTCAACAATTTGATGTCATTTTTTCAGGGGAAAAAAGCATACAAAACGATGGTGGCAGCAGTACCAATCAATTTATTGAAACAGGAGAATCTGCTGATAAAACCGATAAAAGTGCAGGTAAAACTGAACAAGATACCATGAATGAAATTAAGAAAACTCTAGATGCAAAAATTAAACAAGATGGATATGATGATAAAGTTAAAGTTGAAATTAGCAAAGACGGTCTAGGTATTTCAATACAAGAAGCAGTTTTATTTAATTCTGGAGATGCAGAAGTTCTGACTCATATACATCCACTTCTCATATCTATTTCAGAAATGATTAGAAATTTAGATAATAATATTAGAATTGCAGGACACACAGATAATGTACCTATACATAATTCAAAATTTCGCTCTAATTGGGATTTAAGTGCTATGAGAGCCATAAACGTAATGAATTTTATGGCAGGAAATGGTGGAATTAATATAACAAAAGTTTCCATACAAGCTTATTCTGAATATCAACCAAAGTCTACTAACCTTACTAAAGAAGGTAGAGATCAAAATAGAAGAGTAGAAATATTTATAGTACGTAAATATCCATTGTCCACAAATATAAATAAATAA
- the motA gene encoding flagellar motor stator protein MotA: MDIFLVIGIITGILAVVVGMIVKGANVAVLLNPAAAIIILVGTTAAVMNSFPKEEFLNIPKILKVLFKNRKTDNPVAIINQLVDMSHQTRKNGLLSMENTLQSLDNEFMKKGLEMVVDGVEPQYIIEVLELEIENREERHRAGASIMTTAGGSAPTLGVLGAVIGLIGALGNLNDTEKLGHMIAAAFVATLYGIFLGYVICHPFASRLKRKSQEEIRTMHIIMSGVLAIQSGSNPKSIEQKLVSMLPPKLRKSMEKDSESKGD; the protein is encoded by the coding sequence ATGGATATTTTTCTAGTTATAGGTATTATAACAGGCATCCTTGCTGTTGTTGTAGGAATGATCGTAAAAGGTGCAAATGTAGCAGTACTATTAAACCCTGCTGCAGCAATTATAATTTTGGTTGGTACTACAGCAGCAGTAATGAACTCTTTTCCCAAAGAAGAGTTTCTTAATATTCCTAAAATATTAAAAGTTCTTTTTAAAAATAGGAAAACTGATAATCCCGTTGCAATTATAAATCAACTTGTGGACATGTCTCACCAAACTAGAAAAAATGGATTATTATCCATGGAAAACACTTTACAATCTTTGGATAATGAATTTATGAAAAAAGGTCTTGAAATGGTTGTAGATGGAGTAGAACCTCAATATATAATTGAAGTCTTAGAACTTGAAATTGAAAATAGAGAAGAAAGACACCGTGCAGGTGCTTCAATAATGACAACTGCGGGCGGTTCAGCTCCGACCCTTGGAGTTCTAGGAGCTGTTATTGGACTAATTGGAGCTCTTGGTAATCTTAATGATACTGAAAAATTAGGACACATGATAGCAGCAGCCTTTGTTGCAACTTTATATGGAATTTTCTTGGGATATGTAATTTGTCATCCCTTTGCTTCCAGACTGAAAAGAAAATCACAAGAAGAAATACGCACTATGCACATAATAATGAGTGGTGTCCTAGCCATACAATCTGGAAGTAACCCAAAAAGCATTGAACAAAAATTAGTGAGTATGTTACCTCCTAAGCTAAGAAAAAGTATGGAAAAAGACAGTGAAAGTAAAGGAGATTGA
- a CDS encoding DUF5667 domain-containing protein, protein MKKIMILVTSIVVTMSLGSSVFASDTATLSDKAGITPDSILYTADKAIDNLKVTLSSSEEEKANTLSEIAEERLGESEIMASEDKQDLANTALTDYENTINEAQTKIEDAIDKAQTSGDEDKLKDVENIESKIIDKQKNSLDVLTKLQDKLPDKAKATVAKIIEMQTAKQNALIAVKMQRQVYNAAREQYNEAKAALDTAKQSGDEAAIKAAEDLLQQKKLALDTEKQNLAKAVEAKKETSKINVRKATKENNGQANKDSKNNETTSESKKQTSPAPAPTTSTTTSTTEANLNPTNSASTPAKSASTKSTPVNNGNAKNQISSTPTVKNEPKAEVTNGNKLDIKDKGNNANDNNGQKKDKGQR, encoded by the coding sequence ATGAAAAAAATAATGATTTTAGTAACAAGTATAGTCGTAACAATGAGTTTAGGCAGCAGTGTATTTGCTTCTGATACAGCAACTTTATCAGATAAAGCAGGTATAACACCAGATAGTATCTTGTATACAGCAGATAAAGCTATAGACAATTTAAAGGTTACATTATCTTCTTCAGAGGAAGAAAAAGCTAATACATTATCAGAGATAGCCGAGGAAAGATTAGGTGAAAGTGAAATAATGGCAAGTGAAGATAAACAAGATCTTGCAAATACAGCCCTCACTGACTATGAAAATACCATAAATGAAGCTCAAACTAAAATTGAAGATGCGATAGACAAAGCTCAAACTTCAGGTGATGAAGATAAACTTAAAGACGTTGAAAACATAGAAAGCAAAATTATTGATAAGCAGAAAAACTCTTTAGATGTATTAACCAAACTTCAAGATAAACTTCCAGATAAAGCAAAAGCTACAGTAGCAAAAATTATAGAAATGCAAACAGCAAAACAAAATGCCTTAATAGCTGTAAAAATGCAACGTCAAGTTTACAATGCTGCTAGGGAACAATATAATGAGGCCAAAGCAGCTCTTGACACAGCAAAACAATCAGGAGATGAAGCTGCAATTAAAGCTGCGGAAGATTTGCTCCAGCAGAAAAAACTAGCATTAGATACAGAAAAACAAAATCTTGCAAAGGCTGTTGAAGCTAAAAAAGAAACTTCTAAAATAAATGTACGTAAAGCAACAAAAGAAAATAATGGTCAGGCAAACAAGGATTCAAAAAATAATGAAACTACATCGGAAAGTAAAAAACAAACTTCACCAGCACCAGCACCAACTACCTCTACTACAACAAGCACTACAGAAGCTAACTTAAATCCCACTAATTCAGCTTCAACTCCAGCAAAGTCAGCTTCAACTAAATCAACCCCTGTAAATAATGGAAATGCAAAAAATCAAATTTCATCAACACCAACTGTAAAAAATGAACCTAAAGCAGAAGTAACTAATGGTAATAAATTGGATATCAAAGATAAAGGAAATAACGCTAATGACAATAATGGACAAAAAAAGGACAAAGGCCAACGCTAA
- a CDS encoding ABC transporter ATP-binding protein, with protein sequence MMKVVEKALELKNISKKRGKKKVLTDVNFSINKGEICGFVGRNGAGKTTLIKIITSMLFPDEGEVTICGKNLKTEREEALKNVGAVVETPEMYGYMTGRQNLNYISSVLKDITKDQIEGAVKSSNLGGKIDEKVKKYSLGMKQRLGLAEALMGNISLLILDEPTNGLDPMGVFELKNTIKTLAKEKGVSVFISSHILSEIENICTKIVFIDDGKIISVQEIGDKERSSSQKNMFIKTNLPQKSSEIIQNILDLKLLKVEKDGISILINTELHDIFDILKRLHEAGVNVEGFFEVKQNLEDKFIKMMGEDSDE encoded by the coding sequence ATGATGAAAGTGGTGGAGAAAGCTTTAGAATTAAAAAACATTTCTAAAAAGAGAGGTAAAAAGAAGGTATTAACTGATGTTAATTTTTCTATAAATAAAGGCGAAATATGTGGTTTTGTAGGAAGAAATGGGGCAGGGAAGACCACATTGATTAAGATTATAACAAGTATGCTATTTCCTGATGAAGGAGAAGTTACAATATGTGGTAAAAATCTTAAAACTGAAAGAGAAGAAGCTCTAAAAAATGTTGGAGCAGTAGTAGAAACACCAGAGATGTATGGATATATGACTGGAAGACAAAACCTAAATTATATATCAAGCGTACTTAAAGATATAACAAAAGATCAAATAGAAGGTGCTGTAAAATCATCTAATTTAGGTGGAAAAATTGATGAAAAGGTAAAAAAATATTCTCTAGGTATGAAACAAAGGCTGGGGCTTGCAGAAGCACTAATGGGAAATATATCATTATTAATACTAGATGAGCCTACAAATGGACTGGACCCAATGGGGGTCTTTGAACTTAAGAATACTATAAAAACACTGGCTAAAGAAAAGGGAGTGAGTGTTTTTATATCTTCGCACATATTAAGTGAAATAGAAAATATATGTACAAAGATTGTATTTATAGATGATGGAAAAATTATTAGTGTTCAAGAAATAGGTGATAAAGAAAGGTCTAGCAGTCAAAAAAATATGTTTATAAAAACTAATTTACCCCAAAAATCATCAGAAATTATTCAAAATATACTTGATTTAAAATTATTAAAGGTAGAAAAGGATGGTATTTCAATTTTAATAAATACTGAGTTACATGATATTTTTGATATATTAAAGAGATTACATGAGGCTGGAGTAAATGTAGAAGGTTTCTTTGAAGTGAAGCAAAATTTAGAAGATAAATTTATAAAGATGATGGGGGAAGATAGTGATGAGTAA
- a CDS encoding ABC transporter permease subunit: MSKYIWQEFKRFIIKKRLLLIVILIITAAFGLINVSKTKTLEGQLQGDKALLSNQKSGRDKADSEIKKADFSRDILETEKEIKDKEEELDQINSYDKLKLNEQIQKLEKENNPKNEYRLLQLKYEKKYNIEKSELTPKGMYAAIETLMDFIPLFLLITIVLLSDMVSGEYSPNTIKALITKPISRKKIIISKFIVSIALSTGTIIISAIIFMVEAGIHLGFSDCRLPFDVGAKYVLDKSLPLTSITSQMQYVSRSRSIIPLWTAVISLILIAIVISAAIVSVILFISTICRNPLISSIASFTLIGGATIWYLLGFASRYLVSAKYGTFVKFLPIPYMLDNMGTLSGDISIQLTSSINVFFAFMVCLGWILITTFLSIYSFEKKDFD; encoded by the coding sequence ATGAGTAAATATATATGGCAGGAATTTAAAAGATTTATAATTAAAAAGAGGCTTTTGCTTATTGTTATTCTTATTATTACAGCAGCATTTGGTTTAATAAATGTATCAAAGACAAAAACTTTGGAAGGACAGCTTCAAGGAGATAAGGCCCTTCTTAGTAATCAAAAAAGTGGTAGAGATAAAGCTGACAGTGAAATAAAAAAAGCAGATTTTTCTAGAGATATATTGGAAACTGAAAAAGAAATAAAGGACAAAGAAGAAGAGTTAGATCAAATAAATAGCTATGATAAATTAAAGTTAAACGAGCAAATTCAAAAATTAGAAAAAGAAAATAATCCTAAAAATGAATACAGGTTGCTTCAATTAAAATATGAAAAAAAATACAATATAGAAAAAAGCGAGCTAACACCAAAGGGAATGTACGCAGCTATTGAAACTTTAATGGATTTTATACCACTTTTTCTGCTTATTACTATTGTACTATTATCTGACATGGTATCTGGAGAATATTCACCTAATACAATTAAGGCTTTAATTACCAAGCCTATTTCAAGAAAAAAGATTATAATATCCAAATTTATTGTTTCAATAGCTTTAAGTACAGGAACTATAATAATAAGTGCAATAATATTTATGGTAGAAGCTGGAATTCATTTAGGCTTTTCAGATTGTAGATTACCTTTTGATGTAGGTGCAAAATATGTTTTAGATAAATCACTGCCATTGACTTCAATAACCTCACAAATGCAATATGTAAGTAGAAGCAGGTCAATAATTCCCCTCTGGACTGCAGTTATTAGTTTGATATTAATTGCAATAGTTATTTCAGCAGCCATTGTATCAGTAATACTTTTTATATCAACCATTTGTAGAAATCCACTTATTTCATCAATTGCAAGCTTTACATTAATTGGAGGTGCTACAATCTGGTACCTGTTAGGATTCGCAAGTAGATATCTTGTATCGGCCAAGTATGGAACATTTGTAAAATTTTTGCCTATTCCATATATGCTTGATAATATGGGTACCTTAAGCGGAGATATCTCCATACAACTCACAAGTAGTATAAATGTATTCTTTGCTTTCATGGTATGTCTGGGATGGATTTTAATTACTACATTTTTAAGCATCTATTCTTTTGAAAAAAAGGACTTTGACTAG